One window of Leopardus geoffroyi isolate Oge1 chromosome B3, O.geoffroyi_Oge1_pat1.0, whole genome shotgun sequence genomic DNA carries:
- the LOC123581939 gene encoding cytosolic phospholipase A2 beta isoform X1, whose amino-acid sequence MALAKVPGTCLLTIRVLQACGLPSKDLVTPSDCYVSLWLPTASSHRLQTRTVKNSRNPIWNQSFRFRIHSQLKNVVQLQVFDQDLLTNDDPVLSVLFDVGTLRAGEFRRESFSLSAQGEERLEVEFWLQRLTDCAEQLVTNGILVARELSCLHVRLEEAGDRKESGGRVQLMVPGSCEGPQEAAVGAGSFCFHCPACWEQELDIHLQDTPQEHLKVPLRALPSGQVVRLVFPTSQEPLMRVELRKEDGPRELAVRLGCGPCAEEQAFLSKRKQVVAKALKQVLQLDEDLQEDEIPVVAVMATGGGIRAMVSLYGHLAGLKELGLLDCISYITGASGSTWALANLYEDPEWSQKDLAGPTELLKTQVTKSKLGVLAPSQLQQYRQELAERARLGHPPCFTNLWALISEALLHDEPHDHTLSDQREALSQGQNPLPIYCALNTKEKNLTTFEFAEWCEFSPYEVGFPKYGAFIPSELFGSEFFMGRLTKRLPESRICFLKGIWSNLYAASLQDSLYWASEPSQFWDRWAQDQANLDKEQVPLLKIEEPPTGTGKIVEFFTDLLTRRPLAQATHNFLRGLQFHKDYFQQPYFSTWKATKLDGHPNQLTPAEPHLCLLDVGYLINTSFPPLLRPTRDVDLILSLDYNLQGAFQQLQLLGRLCQEQGIPFPPISPSPEEQRQPPECCLFSDPDRPDAPAVLHFPLVDASFREYSAPGIQRTPEEKGAGEVNLSSSNSPYHYSKLTYSPEDMDKLLHLTHYNICNNQEQLLEALRGAVQRKRRQHRP is encoded by the exons ATGGCTCTG GCAAAGGTGCCTGGGACCTGCCTGCTCACCATTCGTGTCCTGCAGGCCTGTGGCCTGCCCTCGAAGGACCTAG TAACCCCCTCTGACTGCTATGTGAGTCTGTGGCTGCCCACGGCCTCTAGCCATAGGCTGCAGACACGCACGGTCAAGAACAGCAGAAACCCCATCTGGAATCAGAGCTTTCGCTTTCGAATCCACAGCCAGCTCAAG AATGTGGTGCAGCTGCAAGTCTTTGACCAGGACCTTCTGACCAATGATGACCCCGTGTTGTCGGTGCTATTTGACGTGGGGACTTTGCGGGCTGGGGAGTTCCGCAGAGAGAGCTTCTCACTGAGCGCTCAG ggTGAGGAGCGGCTAGAAGTTGAATTTTGGCTACAGAGACT GACAGACTGTGCTGAGCAGCTTGTCACCAATGGCATTCTGGTG GCCCGGGAGCTCTCTTGCTTGCATGTTCgactggaggaggcaggggaccGGAAGG AGTCCGGGGGAAGAGTTCagctcatggttcctgggtcCTGTGAGGGTCCGCAGGAGGCTGCTGTGGGTGCTGGCTCTTTCTGCTTCCATTGCCCGGCCTGCTGGGAGCAGGAGCTGGATATTCATCTGCAG GATACCCCCCAAGAGCACCTGAAGGTGCCCCTGAGGGCCTTGCCCTCTGGCCAGGTGGTGAGGCTTGTCTTCCCTACGTCCCAG GAACCCCTGATGAGGGTGGAGCTGAGAAAAGAAGACGG aCCCAGGGAGCTGGCTGTGCGGCTAGGCTGCGGGCCCTGTGCCGAGGAGCAGGCCTTTCTGAGCAAGAGGAAGCAGGTGGTGGCCAAGGCCCTGAAGCAGGTCCTGCAACTGGATGAAGACTTACAGGAAGATGAG ATTCCCGTGGTAGCTGTTATGGCCACTGGTGGTGGGATCCGGGCGATGGTTTCCCTGTATGGGCATCTGGCTGGCCTGAAGGAGCTGGGTCTCTTGGATTGTATCTCCTACATCACAGGGGCCTCTGGCTCTACCTG GGCTTTGGCCAACCTCTACGAGGACCCAGAATGGTCTCAGAAGGACCTGGCAGGGCCCACCGAGTTACTGAAAACACAGGTGACCAAGAGCAAGTTGGGCGTGCTTGCTCCCAGCCAGCTGCAGCAGTACCGGCAGGAGCTGGCCGAGCGTGCCCGCCTGGGCCACCCGCCCTGCTTCACCAACCTGTGGGCCCTCATTAGTGAGGCCCTGCTGCACGATGAG CCCCATGACCATACTCTCTCAGACCAGAGAGAGGCCCTGAGTCAAGGCCAGAACCCTCTGCCCATTTACTGTGCCCTTAACACCAAGGAGAAGAACCTGACCACCTTTGAATTTGCTG AGTGGTGTGAGTTCTCCCCCTATGAGGTTGGCTTTCCCAAGTACGGTGCCTTCATCCCCTCCGAGCTCTTTGGCTCTGAGttcttcatggggcgcctgacCAAGCGGCTTCCTGAGTCCCGAATCTGCTTCCTGAAAG GTATCTGGAGCAATCTGTATGCAGCCAGCCTCCAGGACAGCTTATACTGGGCCTCAGAGCCCAGCCAGTTCTGGGACCGCTGGGCACAGGATCAGGCCAATTTGG ACAAGGAACAGGTTCCTCTTCTGAAGATAGAAGAGCCTCCCACGGGGACCGGCAAGATTGTTGAGTTTTTTACTGACCTTCTGACACGGCGCCCACTGGCCCAGGCCACACATAATTTCCTGCGTGGTCTTCAGTTCCACAAAGACTATTTCCAACAGCCTTACTTCTCCACCTGGAAAg CCACCAAACTGGATGGGCACCCCAACCAGCTGACACCTGCAGAGCCCCATCTTTGCCTGCTGGATGTTGGCTACCTTATCAACACCAGTTTCCCGCCCCTTCTGCGGCCCACACGGGATGTGGACCTCATCCTGTCACTGGATTACAACCTCCAAGGAGCCTTTCAG CAACTGCAGCTCCTGGGCCGGCTCTGCCAGGAGCAGGGCATCCctttcccacccatctcccccaGCCCAGAGGAGCAGCGCCAGCCTCCGGAGTGCTGCTTGTTTTCTGATCCAGACCGCCCTGATGCCCCAGCGGTGCTGCACTTCCCTCTGGTCGATGCCTCCTTCCGGGAGTACTCGGCCCCTG GCATCCAACGGACACCTGAGGAGAAGGGGGCCGGAGAGGTGAACCTGTCTTCATCCAACAGTCCCTACCACTACTCGAAATTGACCTACAGCCCGGAGGACATGGACAAGCTGCTCCACCTGACACATTACAACATCTGCAACAACCAGGAGCAGCTGCTGGAGGCCCTGCGTGGAGCTGTGCAACGGAAGCGCCGGCAGCACCGGCCCTAG